One genomic segment of Paenibacillus sp. FSL H8-0332 includes these proteins:
- a CDS encoding SMI1/KNR4 family protein, which translates to MYERLTEKLSKPSAIRWFPGHGAEESWIAEAEEELGFKLPPSYRWWLARYGGGSLGDGQILTLVAPEDREYTDWDLLYIHRLNLAEEWWVSRFPHRMDLFVPDSDELYYFDTSSPDEQGEFPVMRYDLMNDLIEEYAVTFAGFLEQLIDERK; encoded by the coding sequence ATGTATGAGCGTCTGACAGAGAAATTGAGCAAGCCTTCCGCTATAAGGTGGTTTCCCGGCCATGGGGCCGAGGAGAGCTGGATTGCCGAAGCTGAGGAGGAGCTAGGCTTCAAGCTGCCGCCGTCTTACCGCTGGTGGCTGGCCCGTTATGGAGGTGGGAGCCTGGGGGACGGTCAAATTCTGACGCTGGTTGCTCCTGAGGATAGGGAGTATACCGACTGGGATCTGCTGTATATCCACAGGCTGAATCTGGCGGAGGAATGGTGGGTATCCCGGTTTCCACATCGAATGGACCTGTTTGTGCCGGACAGCGATGAGCTGTATTACTTCGACACCTCTTCCCCGGATGAACAGGGGGAATTCCCGGTCATGCGTTATGACCTGATGAATGATCTGATTGAGGAATACGCCGTGACGTTTGCCGGATTCCTGGAACAGCTGATCGACGAGAGGAAGTAG
- a CDS encoding pentapeptide repeat-containing protein has translation MNKKFLLARWQDDQLSEVNRHLAAISGKHNLHQKDRSFPPSPYGQTEAGLKDYRGVTLTESIQYLTLQDIDFSYSRFEDSASLNTSTFTNCFLDEVRLDKRFVTHTFNHCSFRGAKLNGARMSKAFHDCDFTGCNLSKVIANDVSFIRCRFDGANFRSALLLYCRFEECSFDGALFQDGSIAGSRFAGEACLLPEWGNTVLDHVKFEE, from the coding sequence TTGAATAAGAAATTCCTCTTGGCCAGATGGCAAGACGACCAGCTCTCTGAAGTGAACCGGCATCTGGCCGCGATTTCAGGTAAACATAATCTCCATCAAAAAGACCGCTCCTTCCCGCCTTCCCCTTATGGACAGACGGAGGCAGGACTCAAGGATTACCGGGGAGTTACCCTGACTGAGAGCATACAGTACCTCACTCTGCAGGATATTGATTTCTCTTATTCACGCTTCGAGGATTCGGCAAGCTTGAACACCTCTACATTTACCAATTGTTTCCTGGACGAGGTCAGACTGGACAAGAGATTCGTGACGCATACCTTCAATCACTGTTCCTTCCGGGGAGCGAAGCTGAATGGTGCCAGAATGAGCAAGGCGTTCCATGATTGTGATTTCACCGGCTGCAACTTAAGCAAAGTGATAGCTAATGATGTATCCTTCATCCGCTGCCGCTTTGATGGGGCCAATTTCCGCAGTGCCTTATTGTTGTATTGCCGGTTCGAGGAATGCAGCTTTGACGGGGCGCTGTTTCAAGACGGCTCCATAGCAGGAAGCCGCTTTGCGGGAGAGGCATGCTTGCTGCCTGAGTGGGGAAATACGGTATTGGATCATGTTAAGTTTGAGGAGTGA
- a CDS encoding nucleotidyl transferase AbiEii/AbiGii toxin family protein, with protein sequence MILHESKDDFEEIILQVSMKAGIRADVLEKDYYVTLMLEELARNQEQWKAYFKGGTALYKALLSINRFSEDIDLTVCVDDVSSNTQKKKRLELSAEGYSCLKKLLDDQQSSKGKGNITTVYGYDPIFNGSEGTDPLQRFGRVKIEATSFTKSEPVEPMLIAPALYLYAQKESQVILDTKFNVRPFKILTIKLERIFIDKVFATEFYYQRYRQYINSRTDNPSDFAFDVAKHLYDLMVLFTNEKIRNLFTEKANLQYLIGLEREEEQVRSGGIPSDCLIKDFRYLHDLLTDMNFHEEYLRMQNIYVFREQDKIPLSQAEAVIAAIRILEG encoded by the coding sequence ATGATATTGCATGAAAGTAAGGATGATTTTGAGGAAATCATACTGCAAGTTAGTATGAAAGCTGGCATAAGGGCTGATGTTTTAGAAAAAGATTATTATGTTACGCTGATGCTTGAGGAGCTGGCTCGGAATCAAGAACAATGGAAGGCTTATTTTAAAGGCGGAACTGCACTATATAAAGCGTTGTTGTCCATTAATCGGTTCTCAGAGGATATTGACTTAACGGTGTGCGTGGATGATGTAAGCTCAAACACCCAAAAGAAAAAACGGCTAGAATTGTCAGCGGAGGGCTACTCGTGCTTAAAAAAGCTTTTAGATGATCAGCAATCGAGCAAAGGCAAGGGCAATATAACCACAGTTTATGGATATGACCCCATCTTTAATGGTAGTGAGGGGACTGATCCACTACAAAGATTTGGAAGAGTGAAGATTGAAGCTACTTCGTTTACTAAAAGCGAACCTGTAGAGCCCATGCTGATAGCCCCAGCTCTTTACTTGTACGCCCAAAAAGAATCACAAGTAATACTAGATACAAAGTTTAATGTTCGGCCTTTTAAGATATTAACCATAAAACTAGAGCGGATCTTTATAGACAAAGTATTTGCTACCGAGTTTTATTATCAAAGATACAGACAATATATAAACTCCAGAACAGATAATCCAAGTGATTTTGCATTTGATGTTGCTAAACATTTGTATGATTTAATGGTGCTTTTTACTAACGAAAAAATCCGAAATTTATTTACAGAAAAAGCCAACCTTCAGTACCTAATTGGACTAGAGCGGGAAGAAGAGCAAGTACGTTCTGGTGGTATTCCGTCAGATTGTTTGATTAAAGACTTTCGCTATCTACATGATCTCCTTACTGACATGAATTTTCATGAAGAGTATTTGCGTATGCAAAATATTTATGTATTTAGAGAACAAGACAAAATTCCACTGAGTCAGGCGGAGGCTGTTATAGCTGCTATTCGGATACTCGAAGGATAA
- a CDS encoding glycosyltransferase, which translates to MKKLWLMVFTLTLVFNLAQAAVPVQAQAVPKKEAACISPQMVQLKSDMQQVWIDHTIWTHNYIVSALNNNPDQKEVLARLLRNQEDIGNVFKPYYGEANGNKLAGLLKEHIQIAGQIVAAAQKGNAAEVKKLQADWHRNADEIARFLSGLNPNWSFKGVQDILYEHLQLVTDIVLDILKGDYAASIAATDKNEVHMIHFADLLTEGIVKQFPEKF; encoded by the coding sequence TTGAAAAAGCTATGGCTAATGGTGTTCACCCTCACGCTTGTATTCAATCTGGCGCAAGCCGCAGTACCGGTGCAGGCCCAGGCGGTCCCGAAGAAGGAGGCTGCCTGCATAAGCCCGCAAATGGTGCAGCTGAAAAGCGATATGCAGCAGGTGTGGATTGACCACACCATATGGACGCACAACTATATTGTGAGCGCCCTCAACAATAACCCGGATCAGAAGGAAGTGTTGGCGCGGCTGCTAAGGAATCAGGAGGACATAGGCAATGTCTTCAAGCCTTATTACGGGGAGGCGAACGGCAACAAGCTGGCCGGACTGCTCAAGGAGCATATTCAGATTGCCGGACAAATCGTCGCGGCCGCTCAGAAGGGCAATGCGGCGGAGGTGAAGAAGCTCCAGGCGGATTGGCACAGGAACGCCGATGAGATTGCCCGCTTCCTGAGCGGACTGAATCCGAACTGGTCCTTCAAAGGAGTGCAGGACATACTGTACGAGCATCTGCAGCTCGTCACGGACATCGTGCTTGATATCCTCAAGGGAGACTATGCTGCTTCTATTGCTGCCACCGACAAAAACGAGGTCCACATGATTCATTTTGCAGACCTGCTGACGGAAGGTATTGTGAAGCAGTTCCCGGAGAAATTTTAG
- a CDS encoding helix-turn-helix domain-containing protein produces MQKKIASEPITNNEFLNLLQAARNKDSDATLKLLELYKPDILRLSRFIYLPEEDVTSEIVLEFLEIIYGEKC; encoded by the coding sequence ATGCAAAAGAAAATTGCTTCAGAACCTATCACAAACAACGAATTTTTAAACCTCTTACAGGCGGCTAGAAATAAAGACTCTGATGCTACTCTAAAACTCCTTGAATTATATAAGCCGGATATTCTCCGCTTAAGTCGGTTTATATATTTACCGGAGGAAGATGTGACTTCAGAAATTGTTTTGGAGTTTCTGGAAATAATTTATGGTGAAAAATGTTAA
- a CDS encoding sigma factor-like helix-turn-helix DNA-binding protein: MFLFGCCFPLKISLLTYVILIWRERTTLEQSEYNRYKTEIYRIGWRLQYRAKKLRGHEQSYERDLPAPSFTESSDNRVVVEQIFRTLSLHERLILQKIYLEGLSEAEVAHQLNISQQGVNKCKRKLLQNLSQTTNF, from the coding sequence ATGTTCTTATTTGGTTGTTGTTTTCCTCTCAAAATTTCCCTACTTACATATGTAATATTAATTTGGAGGGAGAGAACCACTTTGGAACAGAGTGAATACAACCGCTACAAGACTGAAATTTATCGCATTGGCTGGAGATTGCAGTACCGGGCTAAGAAGCTCAGAGGGCACGAGCAAAGCTATGAGCGTGATTTGCCGGCTCCTTCCTTTACAGAATCTTCGGATAACCGGGTCGTGGTCGAGCAGATATTTCGTACGCTCTCTCTCCATGAGAGATTAATTTTGCAAAAAATCTATTTAGAAGGCTTGTCAGAAGCGGAGGTTGCCCACCAACTAAACATAAGCCAACAGGGGGTAAATAAATGCAAAAGAAAATTGCTTCAGAACCTATCACAAACAACGAATTTTTAA
- a CDS encoding GntR family transcriptional regulator: MNVTISSTSDKPIYQQLHEQISAQILGGELESGYCLPPIRQAALELHVSVITVKKAWEELERSGLINTVTGKGCFVAEFSPDEMLRIRNEMVLKQMEGDIAYYKSFGLTLDEVIALLGKIY, translated from the coding sequence ATGAACGTAACGATCTCCAGCACCTCCGACAAGCCGATCTACCAGCAGCTGCACGAACAGATCAGCGCACAGATTCTTGGTGGCGAGCTGGAAAGCGGCTATTGTCTGCCCCCCATCCGGCAGGCTGCTCTGGAGCTGCATGTCAGTGTCATCACGGTGAAGAAGGCCTGGGAGGAGCTGGAGCGGAGCGGCTTGATTAATACGGTAACGGGCAAAGGCTGCTTTGTGGCCGAATTCTCACCGGATGAGATGCTGCGGATACGTAACGAGATGGTCTTGAAGCAGATGGAGGGCGACATTGCGTATTACAAGTCCTTCGGCCTTACGCTTGATGAAGTGATCGCGCTGCTGGGGAAGATTTATTGA
- a CDS encoding ABC-2 transporter permease: protein MYNLVLKDLKLGVNPWFFVLPLIMGGLMLIPGWVYFLVPLYFCFITVPNMFGGFKSQNDLIFSTMMPVTKPDIVKSRIAVVVILELMHLLIAMIFSIFTFRLYPHLTYIFFPPYMGFWGLCFIMLAVFNLIFITMYYKTAYKYGAATTASTAAAILFAGLVQWEGIQNSWMHSIFYGSGTENTALQFSILIGGILIFAAFTLLAYRIAVRRFLKVEIL from the coding sequence ATGTATAATCTGGTGCTGAAAGATTTGAAGCTAGGCGTTAATCCCTGGTTCTTCGTATTACCTTTAATTATGGGCGGTCTGATGCTTATTCCGGGCTGGGTTTACTTCCTGGTTCCGCTGTATTTCTGCTTCATCACCGTACCGAACATGTTCGGCGGATTTAAGAGCCAGAATGATCTCATATTCAGCACAATGATGCCTGTAACCAAACCGGACATCGTGAAGTCCAGAATAGCCGTTGTTGTCATTCTTGAGCTTATGCATCTGCTCATTGCCATGATCTTCAGTATTTTTACGTTTCGCCTCTACCCGCATTTGACTTATATTTTCTTTCCGCCTTATATGGGCTTCTGGGGCTTGTGCTTCATTATGCTGGCGGTGTTCAACCTTATATTTATTACTATGTACTATAAGACGGCATATAAGTATGGCGCGGCCACGACTGCATCAACGGCTGCGGCGATCCTGTTCGCGGGCTTGGTCCAATGGGAAGGAATCCAGAATAGCTGGATGCACAGCATATTCTACGGCTCCGGGACAGAGAATACGGCGCTTCAGTTCTCGATTCTGATCGGGGGCATACTCATTTTCGCAGCCTTCACCCTACTTGCCTACCGGATTGCGGTACGGAGATTCCTGAAAGTGGAGATCTTATGA
- a CDS encoding ABC transporter ATP-binding protein, translated as MLALDVRNLNKKYPNFQIKDVSFQLEQGYIMGFIGVNGAGKTTTIKSILNMVQADSGEISILGKNIAEHETELKQDIGCAFGDIDFYTRSRLKTLTGITKKFYKNWSDETYYSYLNRFKLDENKKIAELSTGMKVKYSLTLALSHGAKLLILDEPTSGLDPVSRDDLLDIFQELIMGGEISILFSTHITSDLERCADYITFIEQGQIVASSEKNEFKESYRLLSGSESQLNEVKGKLISYKINSFGFTGLIHTRDLKPAWALSTAIPTLDDIMIYFAKKEGVYV; from the coding sequence ATGCTGGCTTTAGATGTCCGGAATTTAAATAAAAAATATCCTAATTTTCAGATCAAAGACGTCTCTTTTCAGTTGGAGCAGGGTTATATCATGGGCTTCATCGGGGTCAACGGTGCGGGCAAGACCACCACGATCAAATCGATTCTGAATATGGTTCAAGCCGACAGCGGCGAGATCAGCATTCTGGGCAAGAACATTGCTGAACATGAAACAGAATTGAAGCAGGACATCGGCTGCGCCTTCGGCGATATCGATTTCTATACACGCAGCAGGCTTAAGACGCTGACGGGTATTACGAAGAAGTTCTATAAGAACTGGAGTGACGAGACGTATTACAGCTATCTGAACCGGTTCAAGCTGGATGAGAATAAAAAAATAGCGGAGCTGTCCACCGGGATGAAGGTGAAGTACAGCCTGACTCTGGCCTTGTCGCATGGCGCCAAGCTGCTGATTCTGGATGAGCCGACCAGCGGACTCGATCCGGTCTCCAGAGACGATCTGCTGGATATTTTCCAGGAGCTCATCATGGGCGGCGAGATCAGCATTCTGTTCTCCACTCATATAACCTCTGACCTTGAGCGCTGTGCGGATTATATCACCTTCATTGAGCAAGGACAGATTGTGGCAAGTAGCGAGAAGAACGAGTTCAAGGAGTCGTACCGGTTACTTAGCGGCAGCGAGTCCCAGCTTAACGAAGTGAAGGGGAAGCTGATCTCCTACAAAATCAACTCCTTCGGCTTCACCGGATTGATCCATACCCGGGATCTCAAGCCCGCCTGGGCGCTTAGCACGGCCATCCCGACTCTCGATGACATCATGATCTACTTTGCCAAAAAGGAGGGTGTATATGTATAA
- a CDS encoding acyltransferase, translating into MSNLRLGSTRLSGADGIRAIACLSVILHHLSQKLIMPAQKPWLQELQAVLLLGNSGVSLFFLLSGFLLSFPFWSAYLNNGPYPSLRTYTLRRAARIMPGFYVSLLVCLLLTWRLDIPMEYLGRRIVTAFTFTSGFHYTTFFPSDLNGPLWSISFEVFCYLLMPLFMAVLFMLGKRHSFSKAILFWVAVFGLVLAANALIHHWFTPSEQGRGWDYGQVGGAKFWMPRYNPVGFFGHFTIGILAAGITNALLQRRSRVERLSNLGVFDAAAVLALGLAGLLIWRMRHAGEFDFSLQQQPYLFPVYAILFGIVLFSAPFSRYAGRVLDNRLFRYTAKVSFGLYIWHYLFITLIEKYGIQDFHYSGVRDVWRWLGISMSVVVISYAAATISYYAIEQPFINWSKGKPFFQRKRKESSTSAAV; encoded by the coding sequence ATGTCAAACCTTCGTCTGGGCAGTACCCGGTTATCTGGAGCGGATGGTATTCGTGCAATCGCTTGCTTATCTGTTATCCTGCATCACTTATCGCAAAAGCTGATCATGCCCGCACAAAAACCCTGGCTCCAGGAGCTGCAAGCCGTGCTGCTTCTGGGGAACAGCGGGGTCAGCTTGTTTTTTCTGCTAAGCGGCTTCCTGCTGTCGTTCCCCTTCTGGAGTGCGTATCTGAATAACGGTCCGTATCCGAGCCTGCGGACGTATACGCTGCGCCGTGCCGCGAGAATCATGCCCGGCTTCTATGTATCCCTGCTGGTCTGCCTGCTCCTGACCTGGAGGCTGGATATTCCGATGGAGTACTTAGGGCGGCGTATTGTCACAGCCTTCACCTTCACATCGGGCTTCCACTACACCACATTCTTCCCCTCCGACTTGAACGGGCCGCTCTGGTCGATCAGCTTCGAGGTATTCTGCTACCTGCTGATGCCGCTGTTCATGGCGGTGTTATTCATGCTCGGCAAGCGGCATTCCTTCAGTAAGGCGATCCTGTTCTGGGTCGCCGTATTTGGGTTGGTGCTTGCTGCCAATGCCCTCATTCATCATTGGTTTACTCCAAGCGAGCAGGGCCGGGGCTGGGACTATGGCCAGGTCGGCGGCGCGAAATTCTGGATGCCGAGATACAATCCGGTCGGCTTCTTCGGGCACTTCACCATCGGGATTCTGGCGGCGGGCATCACGAATGCCTTGCTGCAGCGCCGCTCCAGAGTGGAACGGCTCAGCAATCTGGGCGTGTTCGATGCCGCCGCAGTGCTTGCTCTGGGTCTTGCCGGTCTTCTGATCTGGCGGATGCGCCACGCAGGCGAATTCGACTTCAGTCTCCAGCAGCAGCCGTATCTATTCCCGGTCTATGCCATATTGTTCGGAATCGTGCTGTTCTCGGCACCATTCAGCCGGTACGCCGGGCGTGTGCTGGATAACCGCTTGTTCCGGTATACGGCCAAAGTGTCATTCGGCCTGTACATATGGCACTATCTGTTCATTACCTTAATCGAGAAATACGGCATTCAGGATTTCCATTATTCCGGAGTCAGGGATGTGTGGCGCTGGCTGGGCATCAGTATGTCTGTTGTGGTCATCTCTTACGCAGCGGCTACTATTTCGTATTACGCCATAGAACAGCCGTTCATCAATTGGTCCAAAGGTAAGCCGTTCTTCCAGCGCAAGCGGAAGGAATCCTCAACGTCTGCAGCCGTATAG
- a CDS encoding VOC family protein has product MSAIAYINFDGVAGEAIEFYAEALQATTVKKIKFGDIPQDPSYPLPDHELAMIMDSMIEFPGGTIMMSDLLPSMQQVTGELVKGNNIMISLVIEDKQKLEAYYNHLSQGGTVIMPLSSTPWSSCFGMIVDKFGIGWKFNSDAVQFLDNVLASRSNL; this is encoded by the coding sequence ATGTCAGCTATTGCCTATATTAATTTCGATGGTGTTGCCGGGGAAGCGATTGAGTTCTATGCGGAGGCATTGCAGGCTACTACAGTGAAAAAGATCAAATTCGGAGATATTCCGCAGGACCCGAGCTATCCCCTGCCGGACCATGAGTTAGCGATGATTATGGATTCTATGATAGAGTTCCCAGGCGGTACCATCATGATGTCCGATCTGTTGCCCTCTATGCAGCAGGTCACAGGTGAACTGGTGAAGGGGAACAACATCATGATCAGCCTGGTCATTGAGGACAAGCAGAAGCTCGAAGCGTACTATAATCATCTGTCCCAGGGGGGGACGGTTATCATGCCGCTCTCCAGCACACCATGGTCTTCATGCTTTGGGATGATCGTGGATAAGTTCGGCATAGGGTGGAAGTTCAACAGTGATGCAGTGCAATTCCTCGATAATGTGCTGGCCAGCCGGAGCAATCTTTGA
- a CDS encoding YafY family protein, which yields MDKVERLITIIMILLKKDIVPSSEFAQLFGVSKRTILRDMEALSLAHIPIYATPGVQGGYGIMEEYKMDKRLLSSSDLENILAALGGLGQILISEDVAMTLRKIEAMVSPIAPKGSVQLSFYDWEGRAELAGALKTCQEAIAGSWLLSFGYTDRSGTPTTRTVEPYQLHFSESSWYLKGFCLERMGARMFKLSRMEQLERKEQTFSPRADMLNQARETEVPPQLTEVKALISPGIKDQFVERYGRKSIEAYNAEQLLATFYIPQHPIGYQFLAGFGTHLEIMEPKAYREEFRKYLLEMMSRYA from the coding sequence ATGGACAAGGTGGAGCGGCTGATTACCATCATTATGATTCTGCTCAAAAAAGACATTGTGCCCAGCTCAGAGTTCGCACAATTATTCGGCGTGTCCAAACGGACGATTCTCCGCGATATGGAAGCGCTCAGCCTGGCGCACATTCCTATATACGCCACACCCGGCGTGCAGGGCGGCTACGGCATTATGGAAGAATACAAGATGGACAAGCGGCTGCTGAGCAGCTCCGACCTGGAGAATATACTGGCTGCGCTCGGCGGGCTGGGGCAAATTCTGATTAGCGAAGATGTGGCCATGACGCTACGAAAAATAGAAGCGATGGTGAGTCCAATCGCTCCTAAGGGGTCGGTTCAGCTGTCCTTCTATGATTGGGAGGGCCGCGCAGAGCTTGCCGGAGCCTTGAAGACCTGCCAGGAAGCCATCGCCGGGAGCTGGCTGCTGTCCTTCGGCTACACCGACAGATCCGGCACTCCGACTACACGGACAGTGGAGCCCTACCAGCTTCATTTCAGTGAATCGAGCTGGTATCTGAAGGGCTTTTGCCTGGAGCGGATGGGGGCACGGATGTTCAAGCTCTCCCGGATGGAGCAGCTGGAGCGGAAGGAACAGACCTTCAGCCCCAGAGCGGACATGCTGAATCAGGCACGGGAAACTGAGGTTCCGCCGCAGTTAACCGAAGTGAAGGCACTGATCTCGCCGGGGATTAAGGATCAATTCGTTGAACGGTATGGCCGCAAAAGCATCGAAGCCTATAACGCGGAACAGCTGCTGGCTACGTTCTATATTCCGCAGCACCCGATCGGATATCAATTCCTGGCCGGCTTCGGCACCCATCTGGAGATTATGGAGCCGAAAGCCTACCGTGAAGAATTCCGTAAGTACCTGCTTGAAATGATGAGCCGGTATGCGTAG
- a CDS encoding alpha/beta hydrolase, whose protein sequence is MKTTKKLWISLLTIVLLLSGAGIYIVQQNRFEMIEQAIRIASPEGELTGTLVLPKGSSVSPGKLGLVLFIHGDGPINASHDDGYKPLWERLAGLGYASLSLDKRGIGGSAGNWLDQSIDDRVEEAREAIAWARKQPNIDPDRIGVWGASQAGWVIPKLAGKEPLAFSILVSPAINWLRQGAYHTRQQMLQEGKSEAEIATEEAANNEVGQLLARKASYEDYLAAVKENEPMTRERWTFVSKNYLSDAGQDLKQFHSPVLLLLGQQDIHVDWQETERVYRKIIQPELLTVAVFPEAEHSMLSRKTADSSFRALMISLFAPRHITVPGYMDRIGEFLKELD, encoded by the coding sequence ATGAAGACAACGAAGAAGCTATGGATATCTCTGCTAACTATAGTGCTGCTCCTTAGCGGTGCGGGGATATACATTGTGCAGCAGAACCGCTTTGAGATGATTGAGCAGGCCATCCGGATTGCGTCGCCTGAGGGCGAGCTGACGGGTACGCTGGTGTTGCCCAAGGGGTCTTCCGTATCTCCCGGCAAGCTGGGGCTGGTCCTCTTCATTCATGGGGACGGGCCGATTAATGCCTCACATGATGACGGGTATAAGCCGCTATGGGAGCGGTTAGCCGGTCTGGGGTATGCCTCCTTGTCTCTTGATAAAAGAGGAATCGGCGGTTCGGCGGGAAATTGGCTGGATCAGAGTATAGATGACCGGGTGGAGGAAGCCCGCGAGGCTATCGCATGGGCCCGGAAGCAGCCGAATATCGATCCGGACCGGATCGGGGTGTGGGGTGCCAGTCAGGCAGGCTGGGTGATTCCCAAGCTGGCGGGCAAGGAGCCGCTCGCCTTCAGCATTCTGGTCTCACCGGCCATCAACTGGCTGCGCCAAGGAGCCTATCATACCCGGCAGCAAATGCTGCAGGAAGGGAAATCGGAGGCGGAGATAGCAACCGAAGAAGCGGCTAACAACGAAGTTGGACAGCTTCTGGCGCGGAAGGCGAGCTATGAAGACTATCTGGCTGCGGTGAAGGAAAATGAACCGATGACGCGGGAGCGGTGGACCTTTGTCAGCAAGAATTACCTGTCGGATGCCGGGCAGGATCTTAAGCAATTCCATTCCCCGGTGCTGTTGCTGCTGGGCCAGCAGGATATTCATGTAGACTGGCAGGAGACGGAGCGGGTGTACCGCAAGATTATCCAGCCTGAACTGCTGACCGTAGCGGTCTTCCCGGAGGCTGAGCATTCGATGCTGAGCCGGAAGACAGCGGATTCCAGCTTCAGGGCGCTCATGATCAGCCTCTTCGCTCCGCGCCACATCACAGTTCCGGGCTATATGGATCGGATTGGGGAATTCCTTAAGGAGCTGGATTAA
- a CDS encoding GNAT family N-acetyltransferase: MRTMPTGTTSISTAPITIEPMEAKYNHAVGLLLAQAFQGKFQNRIRLKEGELAGCFEMLLQYAPADPYTHRMVAVQQGEVIGSIAIKRTPEARLLGKRQTPPLPGTSQLLGKRGMIRMLIGLYVLDHTPASGECYITDLAVQPEHQNKGVGRLLVEWAQKLVDTDPGLNRLSLHVSAGNPHARQLYGKWSFHTEAREIRYTLYLLFNELRWEYMVQKRGGYRNEDNEEAMDISANYSAAP; this comes from the coding sequence ATGAGAACGATGCCAACAGGTACAACGTCAATAAGTACAGCGCCAATAACTATCGAACCCATGGAAGCTAAGTATAATCATGCGGTGGGGCTACTGCTGGCTCAAGCTTTTCAGGGGAAATTCCAGAACCGGATCAGGCTGAAGGAGGGAGAGCTGGCAGGGTGCTTCGAAATGCTGCTTCAGTATGCTCCGGCTGATCCCTATACTCACAGGATGGTAGCTGTGCAGCAGGGCGAGGTGATTGGCAGCATCGCGATTAAGCGTACTCCTGAAGCCCGCCTTTTGGGGAAAAGGCAGACGCCTCCGTTACCGGGAACCTCACAGCTATTAGGCAAACGGGGCATGATCAGAATGCTGATCGGCCTCTATGTACTAGACCATACCCCGGCATCAGGCGAGTGTTATATTACCGATCTTGCGGTCCAGCCGGAGCATCAGAACAAAGGGGTAGGAAGACTGCTTGTAGAGTGGGCGCAGAAGCTTGTAGATACCGACCCGGGACTGAATAGACTTAGCCTGCATGTATCAGCCGGTAATCCGCATGCCCGTCAGCTATACGGGAAGTGGTCCTTCCACACGGAAGCCCGGGAGATACGTTATACCCTGTACTTATTGTTCAATGAACTGCGCTGGGAATACATGGTTCAGAAGAGGGGCGGATACAGAAATGAAGACAACGAAGAAGCTATGGATATCTCTGCTAACTATAGTGCTGCTCCTTAG
- a CDS encoding MerR family transcriptional regulator: protein MRSEITISELAKLMNVSVHQIRYFEEKGVLQPAYTGENQYRMYSMDQVYQLAHILLLRKLEVPVQSINECMSYSPEQHRGLLENSLEGIEQELVRLQELRQFIRKMLEEQQSYSSSPETFQIVKYKATSLVQVMKLDSHRKLSAALLAEQAAGIPDLFESDIYYVLEESGELTLCLEQPDAGGVILPDGEYLTLQCVAREEELEQWISQLLEHAAAQAIPLAGPLVVIERSYLSLFVPGKLHYELRACIGPAVPVEGRGSV from the coding sequence ATGAGAAGTGAAATAACGATTAGTGAACTGGCCAAGCTGATGAATGTATCGGTCCACCAGATCCGGTATTTTGAAGAGAAGGGTGTGCTGCAGCCTGCTTATACCGGTGAGAATCAGTACAGAATGTACAGTATGGATCAAGTGTATCAGCTCGCGCATATCCTGCTGCTCCGCAAGCTTGAAGTGCCTGTTCAGTCGATTAACGAATGTATGAGCTATAGTCCGGAGCAGCATCGCGGGCTGCTGGAGAACTCTCTCGAAGGGATTGAGCAGGAGCTGGTGCGTCTTCAGGAGCTACGGCAGTTCATCCGCAAGATGCTGGAGGAACAGCAGAGCTACAGCTCCTCGCCTGAGACCTTTCAGATCGTGAAGTACAAGGCTACAAGTCTTGTGCAGGTGATGAAGCTGGATTCACACAGGAAGCTTAGTGCAGCGCTGCTTGCGGAGCAGGCGGCAGGGATACCGGATCTGTTCGAATCGGATATTTATTATGTGCTGGAGGAGTCGGGTGAGCTAACCTTGTGTCTGGAGCAGCCGGATGCGGGCGGGGTGATTTTGCCGGACGGGGAGTATCTGACTCTGCAATGTGTGGCCCGCGAGGAGGAGCTGGAACAGTGGATCAGTCAATTACTGGAGCATGCTGCTGCACAAGCGATTCCTCTCGCGGGACCGCTGGTGGTCATTGAACGCTCTTATCTCTCCCTGTTCGTTCCGGGCAAGCTGCATTATGAGCTGAGGGCCTGCATCGGCCCGGCTGTACCTGTGGAAGGGAGAGGTTCCGTATGA